From Nycticebus coucang isolate mNycCou1 chromosome 6, mNycCou1.pri, whole genome shotgun sequence, the proteins below share one genomic window:
- the LOC128588865 gene encoding olfactory receptor 10G9-like, with amino-acid sequence MSNVSLVTVFILMGLPRAPALDTPLFAIFLVIYVLTVLGNLLILLVISLDSHLHTPMYYFLTNLSFIDMWFSTVTVPKMLMTLASPGGGAVSFHSCLAQLYSFHFLGSTECFLYTIMSYDRYLAITYPLRYPSLMSGRTCVLLAASTWLSGSLHSAVQTTLTFRLPFCGPNRIQHYLCDSPPILKLACADTSVTETVIFVTVGMVASGCFLLIVLSYVSIVCSILRIRTSEGRCRAFQTCASHCIVVLCFYGPAIFIYLRTGSRDTMDGVVAVFYTVLTPLLNPIVYTLRNKEVKNALLKLKAKAHF; translated from the coding sequence ATGTCCAACGTGAGCCTTGTGACAGTGTTCATCCTCATGGGCCTTCCCCGGGCCCCAGCGCTGGACACCCCCCTCTTTGCCATCTTCCTGGTGATTTACGTGCTCACCGTGCTGGGGAACCTCCTCATCCTGCTGGTGATCTCGCTGGATTCCCAcctccacacccccatgtactaCTTCCTCACCAACCTGTCCTTCATCGACATGTGGTTCTCCACTGTCACGGTGCCCAAAATGCTGATGACCTTGGCGTCCCCGGGGGGCGGGGCTGTCTCCTTCCACAGCTGCCTGGCCCAGCTCTATTCCTTCCACTTCCTGGGCAGCACCGAGTGTTTCCTCTACACGATCATGTCCTACGATCGTTACCTGGCCATCACGTACCCGCTCAGGTACCCCAGCTTGATGAGTGGGAGGACGTGTGTGCTCCTGGCCGCCAGCACGTGGCTCAGTGGCTCTCTGCACTCTGCTGTCCAGACCACACTGACCTTCCGCCTGCCCTTCTGTGGGCCCAACCGCATCCAGCACTATTTGTGTGACTCACCACCTATCCTCAAACTGGCCTGTGCGGACACTTCAGTTACTGAGACTGTCATCTTTGTCACTGTTGGGATGGTGGCCTCGGGCTGCTTCCTCCTCATAGTGCTGTCCTACGTGTCCATCGTCTGCTCCATCCTGAGGATCCGCACGTCGGAGGGGAGATGCAGAGCCTTCCAGACCTGCGCCTCCCACTGCATCGTGGTCCTCTGCTTCTATGGCCCTGCTATTTTCATTTACCTGAGAACAGGCTCCAGGGACACTATGGATGGGGTTGTGGCCGTTTTCTACACCGTGCTGACCCCTCTGCTCAATCCTATTGTGTACACTCTGAGGAACAAGGAGGTGAAGAACGCTCTGTTGAAACTTAAAGCCAAAGCACATTTTTAG
- the LOC128588976 gene encoding olfactory receptor 10G9-like — MSNVSLVTVFVLTGLPRAPALDTPLFAIFLVIYVLTVLGNLLILLVISLDSHLHTPMYYFLTNLSFIDMWFSTVTVPKMLMTLASPGGGAVSFHSCLAQLYSFHFLGSTECFLYTVMSYDRYLAIMYPLRYASVMSGRTCVLLAASTWLGGALHSAVQTSLTFRLPFCGPNRVQHYFCDAPPILKLACADTSTNEMVIFVNIGVVAVGCFLLIALSYVSIVRSVLRIRTSEGRRRAFQTCASHCIVVLCFFLPCIFIYLRPSSKDPVDGVVAVFYTVLTPLLNPVVYTLRNKEVKNALLRLKGRVAPVAQ; from the coding sequence ATGTCCAACGTGAGCCTTGTGACCGTGTTCGTCCTCACGGGCCTTCCCCGGGCCCCAGCGCTGGACACCCCCCTCTTTGCCATCTTCCTGGTGATTTACGTGCTCACTGTGCTGGGGAACCTCCTCATCCTGCTGGTGATCTCGCTGGATTCCCAcctccacacccccatgtactaCTTCCTCACCAACCTGTCCTTCATCGACATGTGGTTCTCCACTGTCACGGTGCCCAAAATGCTGATGACCTTGGCGTCCCCTGGGGGCGGGGCTGTCTCCTTCCACAGCTGCCTGGCCCAGCTCTATTCCTTCCACTTCCTGGGCAGCACCGAGTGTTTCCTCTACACGGTCATGTCCTACGATCGCTACCTGGCCATCATGTACCCACTCAGGTACGCCAGCGTGATGAGTGGGAGGACGTGTGTGCTCCTGGCCGCCAGCACGTGGCTCGGTGGCGCTCTGCACTCTGCTGTCCAGACCTCACTGACCTTCCGCCTGCCCTTCTGTGGGCCCAACCGTGTCCAGCACTACTTCTGCGATGCACCACCAATCCTCAAACTGGCCTGTGCGGACACCTCCACCAACGAGATGGTCATCTTTGTCAACATTGGGGTAGTGGCCGTGGGCTGCTTCCTGCTCATAGCGCTGTCCTACGTGTCCATCGTCCGCTCCGTCCTGAGGATCCGCACGTCGGAGGGGAGACGCAGAGCCTTCCAGACCTGCGCCTCCCACTGCATCGTGGTCCTCTGCTTCTTTCttccctgtatttttatttacctgAGGCCAAGCTCCAAAGACCCTGTGGATGGGGTTGTAGCAGTTTTCTACACTGTGCTGACCCCTCTTCTCAACCCTGTTGTGTACACTCTGAGGAACAAGGAGGTGAAGAACGCTCTGTTGAGACTTAAAggcagagtggcacctgtggctcagtga
- the LOC128588957 gene encoding olfactory receptor 10G9 translates to MSNVSLVTVFILTGLPRAPVLDTPLFAIFLVIYVLTVLGNLLILLVIRLDSHLHTPMYYFLTNLSFIDMWFSTVTVPKMLMTLASPGGGAVSFHSCLAQLYSFHFLGSTECFLYTVMSYDRYLAITYPLRYASLMSGRTCVLLAASTWLSGALDSAVQTTLTFRLPFCGPNRIQHYLCDSPPILKLACVDTSVTETVIFVTVGMVASGCFLLIALSYVSIVRSVLRIRTSEGRRRAFQTCASHCIVVLCFFGPGLFIYLRPGSRDAVDGVVAVFYTVLTPLLNPVVYTLRNKEVKKSLLKLKEKISHS, encoded by the coding sequence ATGTCCAACGTGAGCCTTGTGACAGTGTTCATCCTCACCGGCCTTCCCCGGGCCCCAGTGCTGGACACCCCCCTCTTTGCCATCTTCCTGGTGATTTACGTGCTCACCGTGCTGGGGAACCTCCTCATCCTGCTGGTGATCAGGCTGGATTCCCAcctccacacccccatgtactaCTTCCTCACCAACCTGTCCTTCATCGACATGTGGTTCTCCACTGTCACGGTGCCCAAAATGCTGATGACCTTGGCGTCCCCGGGGGGCGGGGCTGTCTCCTTCCACAGCTGCCTGGCCCAGCTCTATTCCTTCCACTTCCTGGGCAGCACCGAGTGTTTCCTCTACACGGTCATGTCCTACGATCGCTACCTGGCCATCACGTACCCGCTCAGGTACGCCAGCTTGATGAGTGGGAGGACGTGTGTGCTCCTGGCCGCCAGCACGTGGCTCAGTGGTGCTCTGGACTCTGCTGTCCAGACCACACTGACCTTCCGCCTGCCCTTCTGTGGGCCCAACCGCATCCAGCACTATTTGTGTGACTCACCACCTATCCTCAAACTGGCCTGTGTGGACACTTCAGTTACTGAGACTGTCATCTTTGTCACTGTTGGGATGGTGGCCTCGGGCTGCTTCCTGCTCATAGCGCTGTCCTACGTGTCCATCGTCCGCTCCGTCCTGAGGATCCGCACGTCGGAGGGGAGACGCAGAGCCTTCCAGACCTGCGCCTCCCACTGCATCGTGGTCCTCTGCTTCTTCGGCCCTGGTCTCTTCATTTACCTGAGGCCGGGCTCCAGGGACGCTGTGGATGGGGTTGTGGCCGTTTTCTACACCGTGCTGACCCCTCTTCTCAATCCTGTTGTGTACACCCTGAGGAACAAAGAAGTGAAGAAATCTCTGTTAaagcttaaagaaaaaatatcacattCTTAG
- the LOC128588915 gene encoding olfactory receptor 10G7 produces MSNVSLVTVFVLTGLPRAPGLDTPLFAIFLVIYVLTVLGNLLILLVISLDSHLHTPMYYFLTNLSFIDMWFSTVTVPKMLMTLASPGGGAVSFHSCLAQLYSFHFLGSTECFLYTVMSYDRYLAITYPLRYASLMSGRTCVLLAASTWLGGALHSAVQTSLTFRLPFCGPNRVQHYFCDAPPILKLACADTSTNEMVIFVNIGVVAVGCFLLIALSYVSIVRSVLRIRTSEGRRRAFQTCASHCIVVLCFFGPGLFIYLRPGSRDAVDGVVAVFYTVLTPLLNPAVYTLRNKEVRKALLKLRRAPVSAQGK; encoded by the coding sequence GGTGATTTACGTGCTCACCGTGCTGGGGAACCTCCTCATCCTGCTGGTGATCTCGCTGGATTCCCAcctccacacccccatgtactaCTTCCTCACCAACCTGTCCTTCATCGACATGTGGTTCTCCACTGTCACGGTGCCCAAAATGCTGATGACCTTGGCGTCCCCGGGGGGCGGGGCTGTCTCCTTCCACAGCTGCCTGGCCCAGCTCTATTCCTTCCACTTCCTGGGCAGCACTGAGTGTTTCCTCTACACGGTCATGTCCTATGATCGCTACCTGGCCATCACGTACCCGCTCAGGTACGCCAGCTTGATGAGTGGGAGGACGTGTGTGCTCCTGGCCGCCAGCACGTGGCTCGGTGGCGCTCTGCACTCTGCTGTCCAGACCTCACTGACCTTCCGCCTGCCCTTCTGTGGGCCCAATCGCGTCCAGCACTACTTCTGCGATGCACCGCCCATCCTCAAACTGGCCTGTGCGGACACCTCCACCAATGAGATGGTCATCTTTGTCAACATTGGGGTAGTGGCCGTGGGCTGCTTCCTGCTCATAGCGCTGTCCTACGTGTCCATCGTCCGCTCCGTCCTGAGGATCCGCACGTCGGAGGGGAGACGCAGAGCCTTCCAGACCTGCGCCTCCCATTGCATCGTGGTCCTCTGCTTCTTCGGCCCTGGTCTCTTCATTTACCTGAGGCCGGGCTCCAGGGACGCTGTGGATGGGGTTGTGGCTGTTTTCTACACCGTGCTGACACCTCTGCTCAACCCTGCTGTGTACACCCTGAGGAACAAGGAGGTGAGGAAGGCGCTTCTGAAGCTGAGACGTGCGCCAGTGTCCGCTCAGGGTAAATAA